Proteins encoded within one genomic window of Acipenser ruthenus chromosome 32, fAciRut3.2 maternal haplotype, whole genome shotgun sequence:
- the LOC117971844 gene encoding myotubularin-related protein 11-like isoform X1: MLTGSKTSFKIKQLVPDFKDKTLNFSNTALRSGETSDFTCLPGERVLQRTQPVRKPRAGGGSSLTGALLCTTFRVAFVPEEGVSKTEDRDSVPVFLGEHDVALASIERVVAVSPSRWKVLSARSSLRFRPEELVLFCRDLRVLRFHFEKSCAGTAEITSAIARVYQPSVPASLSSFQRSALGSVGEEGWEMKQYLSNRGTDPQMNWFEGLQDWERELARTGATAWRVSSVNDRFEMATSLPKFNVVPQRILDTELKRSFAHFTEGRVPRWCWRHPEGSDLLRAASFQSNIYHEKHDARNLEALLFGRHPQCVIVEVGEDMPPLSEIQAAHSRLRALCLGDIPASLSVPDEKWLSSLEATRWLDHVRSCLRRSAEVSCLLAEGDLAVVLQEAEDRDLNCVVSSLVQIMSDPHCRTLPGFQNLVQKEWVSAGFRFLHRNNYTRDSDKEESPVFLLFLDCVWQLLQQFPSRFEITEVFLLTLHDRAHLPLYSTFLFNCQRERGRNTQHLSQSYTPVNGWQELVNGGLAPGWGGPSFPSVWDWALHCTPERRDSFRKPSNAPLSSGIAPNGNSEMPSSHELSDCSGSGPGLLLLFSKGSLVPAPHLLPWRNAGGAASSWKNHRRAPSCDGLPRLERALKGQPLGPRGPLLPLLLGPCLRVWRGCYLRGALQIQVPPPVSSHLHVDFLASEVERLRGRLALAKGLDRHGNCKRAESRGTNQKPRQETTNHNFLFDGNGRTGCCPERRYTQTPTRGQKHPKLPP; encoded by the exons ATGTTAACGGGATCCAAAACCTCATTCAAAATTAAACAGCTCGTCCCTGACTTCAAG gacaAAACCCTGAACTTCAGCAACACGGCCCTGCGGAGCGGAGAGACGTCGGACTTCACATGCCTCCCGG GGGAGCGCGTTCTTCAGCGCACTCAGCCCGTCCGGAAGCCCCGTGCTGGGGGAGGAAGCTCGCTCACCGGCGCCCTCTTGTGTACCACCTTTAGGGTGGCGTTTGTCCCCGAGGAGGGCGTCTCCAAGACGGAG GACAGGGattcagttcctgtgtttttgggGGAGCATGATGTCGCTCTGGCTTCCATTGAGAGAGTTGTGGCAG tgagcCCGTCCCGATGGAAGGTTCTGTCGGCCCGCTCGTCGCTCCGGTTCCGCCCCGAGGAGCTGGTTCTGTTCTGTCGGGACCTGCGGGTGCTGCGGTTCCACTTTGAGAAGAGCTGCGCCGGGACGGCCGAG ATAACGAGCGCCATCGCCAGGGTGTACCAGCCCTCTGTCCCAGCATCCCTCTCCTCCTTCCAGAGATCCGCGCTGGGCAGTGTGGGTGAGGAGGGGTGGG AGATGAAACAGTATCTCAGTAATCGAGGCACGGACCCCCAGATGAACTGGTTTGAAGGGCTGCAGGACTGGGAGAGGGAACTGGCACGGACTGGGGCTACTGCCTGGAGAGTGAGCTCAGTGAACGATCGTTTTGAAATGGCCACGAG CCTCCCCAAATTCAACGTGGTTCCTCAGAGGATTCTGGACACCGAGCTGAAGAGATCGTTTGCCCACTTCACTGAGGGGCGTGTTCCG CGCTGGTGCTGGCGCCACCCAGAGGGTAGTGACCTCCTCCGAGCCGCCAGCTTCCAGAGCAACATCTACCATGAGAAGCACGATGCCCG GAACCTGGAGGCTCTGCTGTTCGGGCGTCACCCCCAGTGTGTGATTGTGGAGGTGGGGGAGGACATGCCCCCCCTCTCCGAGATCCAGGCTGCCCACTCCCGTCTCCGAGCCCTCTGCCTGGGAG ATATTCCTGCGTCGCTCTCGGTCCCGGATGAGAAGTGGCTGTCCTCTCTGGAGGCGACTCGCTGGCTCGATCACGTCAG GTCTTGTCTCAGAAGATCTGCAGAGGTCTCCTGTCTCTTAGCAGAAGGGGATCTTGCTGTTGTGCTGCAGG AGGCTGAAGACCGGGACCTGAACTGTGTCGTCTCCAGTCTGGTCCAGATCATGTCTGACCCGCATTGCCGGACGCTGCCGGGCTTCCAGAACCTGGTTCAGAAAGAGTGGGTCTCTGCCGGCTTCCGGTTCCTTCACCGGAACAACTATACCAGGGACTCGGACAAAGAGGAG tCTCCTGTGTTCCTGCTCTTCCTGGACTGTGTGTGGCAGCTCCTTCAGCAGTTCCCCTCTCGCTTTGAGATCACGGAGGTGTTTCTGCTGACCCTGCACGACAGAGCCCACCTGCCTCTCTACAGCACCTTCCTGTTCAACTGCCAGCGCGAGCGGGGCCGCAATACCCAG CATCTCTCTCAGAGCTACACTCCAGTGAATGGTTGGCAGGAGCTGGTGAACGGGGGTCTGGCTCCGGGTTGGGGGGGCCCCTCTTTCCCGTCGGTGTGGGACTGGGCCCTGCACTGCACCCCGGAGAGGCGGGACAGCTTCCGAAAACCTTCCAACGCCCCCCTGTCTTCCGGGATCGCCCCGAACGGCAATTCAGAAATGCCATCCTCCCACGAG CTCAGTGATTGCAGTGGGAGTGGGCCCGGCCTGCTCCTCCTGTTCTCCAAGGGAAGCCTGGTCCCGGCCCCTCACCTCCTGCCCTGGAGGAATGCTGGAGGAGCGGCTTCCAGCTGgaagaatcaccgtcgagcccccTCCTGTGACGGGCTGCCTCGGCTGGAGAGAGCCCTCAAgggccagccgctgggaccccgggggCCCCTGCTGCCCCTCCTGCTGGGGCCCTGCCTGCGCGTGTGGAGGGGCTGCTACCTGCGGGGGGCGCTGCAGATACAG GTCCCGCCCCCAGTCTCCTCCCACCTGCATGTTGATTTCCTGGCCAGCGAGGTGGAGCGCCTGCGAGGCAGGCTGGCATTGGCGAAGGGGCTGGATCGCCACGGCAACTGCAAGAGGGCGGAGAGCCGGGGGACCAATCAGAAGCCCAGGCAGGAGACCACAAACCACAACTTTCTGTTCGATGGCAATGGCAGGACGGGCTGCTGCCCGGAGCGGCGCTACACACAGACCCCCACCAGGGGGCAGAA
- the LOC117971844 gene encoding myotubularin-related protein 11-like isoform X2, translating into MLTGSKTSFKIKQLVPDFKDKTLNFSNTALRSGETSDFTCLPGERVLQRTQPVRKPRAGGGSSLTGALLCTTFRVAFVPEEGVSKTEDRDSVPVFLGEHDVALASIERVVAVSPSRWKVLSARSSLRFRPEELVLFCRDLRVLRFHFEKSCAGTAEITSAIARVYQPSVPASLSSFQRSALGSVEMKQYLSNRGTDPQMNWFEGLQDWERELARTGATAWRVSSVNDRFEMATSLPKFNVVPQRILDTELKRSFAHFTEGRVPRWCWRHPEGSDLLRAASFQSNIYHEKHDARNLEALLFGRHPQCVIVEVGEDMPPLSEIQAAHSRLRALCLGDIPASLSVPDEKWLSSLEATRWLDHVRSCLRRSAEVSCLLAEGDLAVVLQEAEDRDLNCVVSSLVQIMSDPHCRTLPGFQNLVQKEWVSAGFRFLHRNNYTRDSDKEESPVFLLFLDCVWQLLQQFPSRFEITEVFLLTLHDRAHLPLYSTFLFNCQRERGRNTQHLSQSYTPVNGWQELVNGGLAPGWGGPSFPSVWDWALHCTPERRDSFRKPSNAPLSSGIAPNGNSEMPSSHELSDCSGSGPGLLLLFSKGSLVPAPHLLPWRNAGGAASSWKNHRRAPSCDGLPRLERALKGQPLGPRGPLLPLLLGPCLRVWRGCYLRGALQIQVPPPVSSHLHVDFLASEVERLRGRLALAKGLDRHGNCKRAESRGTNQKPRQETTNHNFLFDGNGRTGCCPERRYTQTPTRGQKHPKLPP; encoded by the exons ATGTTAACGGGATCCAAAACCTCATTCAAAATTAAACAGCTCGTCCCTGACTTCAAG gacaAAACCCTGAACTTCAGCAACACGGCCCTGCGGAGCGGAGAGACGTCGGACTTCACATGCCTCCCGG GGGAGCGCGTTCTTCAGCGCACTCAGCCCGTCCGGAAGCCCCGTGCTGGGGGAGGAAGCTCGCTCACCGGCGCCCTCTTGTGTACCACCTTTAGGGTGGCGTTTGTCCCCGAGGAGGGCGTCTCCAAGACGGAG GACAGGGattcagttcctgtgtttttgggGGAGCATGATGTCGCTCTGGCTTCCATTGAGAGAGTTGTGGCAG tgagcCCGTCCCGATGGAAGGTTCTGTCGGCCCGCTCGTCGCTCCGGTTCCGCCCCGAGGAGCTGGTTCTGTTCTGTCGGGACCTGCGGGTGCTGCGGTTCCACTTTGAGAAGAGCTGCGCCGGGACGGCCGAG ATAACGAGCGCCATCGCCAGGGTGTACCAGCCCTCTGTCCCAGCATCCCTCTCCTCCTTCCAGAGATCCGCGCTGGGCAGTGTGG AGATGAAACAGTATCTCAGTAATCGAGGCACGGACCCCCAGATGAACTGGTTTGAAGGGCTGCAGGACTGGGAGAGGGAACTGGCACGGACTGGGGCTACTGCCTGGAGAGTGAGCTCAGTGAACGATCGTTTTGAAATGGCCACGAG CCTCCCCAAATTCAACGTGGTTCCTCAGAGGATTCTGGACACCGAGCTGAAGAGATCGTTTGCCCACTTCACTGAGGGGCGTGTTCCG CGCTGGTGCTGGCGCCACCCAGAGGGTAGTGACCTCCTCCGAGCCGCCAGCTTCCAGAGCAACATCTACCATGAGAAGCACGATGCCCG GAACCTGGAGGCTCTGCTGTTCGGGCGTCACCCCCAGTGTGTGATTGTGGAGGTGGGGGAGGACATGCCCCCCCTCTCCGAGATCCAGGCTGCCCACTCCCGTCTCCGAGCCCTCTGCCTGGGAG ATATTCCTGCGTCGCTCTCGGTCCCGGATGAGAAGTGGCTGTCCTCTCTGGAGGCGACTCGCTGGCTCGATCACGTCAG GTCTTGTCTCAGAAGATCTGCAGAGGTCTCCTGTCTCTTAGCAGAAGGGGATCTTGCTGTTGTGCTGCAGG AGGCTGAAGACCGGGACCTGAACTGTGTCGTCTCCAGTCTGGTCCAGATCATGTCTGACCCGCATTGCCGGACGCTGCCGGGCTTCCAGAACCTGGTTCAGAAAGAGTGGGTCTCTGCCGGCTTCCGGTTCCTTCACCGGAACAACTATACCAGGGACTCGGACAAAGAGGAG tCTCCTGTGTTCCTGCTCTTCCTGGACTGTGTGTGGCAGCTCCTTCAGCAGTTCCCCTCTCGCTTTGAGATCACGGAGGTGTTTCTGCTGACCCTGCACGACAGAGCCCACCTGCCTCTCTACAGCACCTTCCTGTTCAACTGCCAGCGCGAGCGGGGCCGCAATACCCAG CATCTCTCTCAGAGCTACACTCCAGTGAATGGTTGGCAGGAGCTGGTGAACGGGGGTCTGGCTCCGGGTTGGGGGGGCCCCTCTTTCCCGTCGGTGTGGGACTGGGCCCTGCACTGCACCCCGGAGAGGCGGGACAGCTTCCGAAAACCTTCCAACGCCCCCCTGTCTTCCGGGATCGCCCCGAACGGCAATTCAGAAATGCCATCCTCCCACGAG CTCAGTGATTGCAGTGGGAGTGGGCCCGGCCTGCTCCTCCTGTTCTCCAAGGGAAGCCTGGTCCCGGCCCCTCACCTCCTGCCCTGGAGGAATGCTGGAGGAGCGGCTTCCAGCTGgaagaatcaccgtcgagcccccTCCTGTGACGGGCTGCCTCGGCTGGAGAGAGCCCTCAAgggccagccgctgggaccccgggggCCCCTGCTGCCCCTCCTGCTGGGGCCCTGCCTGCGCGTGTGGAGGGGCTGCTACCTGCGGGGGGCGCTGCAGATACAG GTCCCGCCCCCAGTCTCCTCCCACCTGCATGTTGATTTCCTGGCCAGCGAGGTGGAGCGCCTGCGAGGCAGGCTGGCATTGGCGAAGGGGCTGGATCGCCACGGCAACTGCAAGAGGGCGGAGAGCCGGGGGACCAATCAGAAGCCCAGGCAGGAGACCACAAACCACAACTTTCTGTTCGATGGCAATGGCAGGACGGGCTGCTGCCCGGAGCGGCGCTACACACAGACCCCCACCAGGGGGCAGAA